The region GCGGAGGGTTGGGTGGTTGGGCTGCCGGAGTTGGCGCAGACGGCTAAGTCTGTGGATGGGACGGAGCGGTACCTGGTGAGGCTGGCGGATGGGGAGACGGTCGAGACGGTCTGGATGCCGGGTGGGGATGGGGCGGAACTTCAAGAAGGGGATGAAGGTCCGGGGTATAAACGGGCTACGATCTGTGTTTCCAGCCAAGTGGGATGTGCGGTGAATTGCCAGTTCTGTTTGACGGCGAAGCTGGGGATGCGGCGGAATCTGACTGCGGGGGAGATCGCAGGGCAGGTGACTGCGGTGCTGAACCGGCAGGGAATTGTGATTGGCAAGGACCGGATCAATCTGGTGTTTATGGGGATGGGTGAGCCGTTTTTGAACTACGACTCGTTCATGGATGCGGTACGGCTGCTGGTGAACGAGATGGGAATTCCGGCTTCACGGATGACGGTCTCTACGAGCGGGATCGAGCCGGCGATACGGCGGTTTGCGCTGGAGCCGATCAGGCCGAATCTGGCGCTGAGTTTGAATGCCTCGAACGATGTGGTGCGGGAGAGCATCATGCCGATTACGCGGAAATGGGATATCGAGGCGCTGCTGGATGCGGTGAAGTCGGTTCCGCTGCGGCGGCAGGAGTATGTGACGTTTGAGTATGTGCTGCTGGGTGGGGTGAACGATCAGCCGGAGCATGCCCGGGAGGTGCTTGCCTTGCTGAAGGGGATGCAGGCCAAGGTAAATCTGATTGTGTGGAATCCTGGGCCGGGGGTGGCTTATGAGCAGCCCTCACAGGAGGCTGCGGATGCTTTTCACAAGATGCTGGTGGTGGGTGGGGTTCCAGCGTTTACCCGGCGGCCGCGGGGTAGGGATATTTA is a window of Granulicella tundricola MP5ACTX9 DNA encoding:
- the rlmN gene encoding 23S rRNA (adenine(2503)-C(2))-methyltransferase RlmN, which produces MTGLGNGGALFGLSGAELRALVEDMGERPFRAKQLIDGLYKQRVGAVEEITTLPIAVRERLAAEGWVVGLPELAQTAKSVDGTERYLVRLADGETVETVWMPGGDGAELQEGDEGPGYKRATICVSSQVGCAVNCQFCLTAKLGMRRNLTAGEIAGQVTAVLNRQGIVIGKDRINLVFMGMGEPFLNYDSFMDAVRLLVNEMGIPASRMTVSTSGIEPAIRRFALEPIRPNLALSLNASNDVVRESIMPITRKWDIEALLDAVKSVPLRRQEYVTFEYVLLGGVNDQPEHAREVLALLKGMQAKVNLIVWNPGPGVAYEQPSQEAADAFHKMLVVGGVPAFTRRPRGRDIYAACGQLKRTVEEPGLVTIGA